One Thermodesulfobacteriota bacterium genomic window carries:
- the fabD gene encoding ACP S-malonyltransferase, protein MSASVAFVFPGQGSQYVGMGRALAEAFPVAHKALAEADAALGRPLTTLLFEGPEEELRLTWNTQPAILAVSVACLRVLEQETGLRPAASAGHSLGEYSALVAAGALGYADALRVVEQRGRFMQEAVPVGTGAMAAVLGLETDQVRSLCDGLSRPGAVVELANDNSPGQAVISGHAAAVEEAARSAKEAGAKRAVPLPVSAPFHCSLMVPAGERLVPVLEAVSMVEPRYPVVANVDARPHGSPAQVRDRLVRQVSSPVRWQDCVRALGELGVTRFVEVGPKNVLAGLVRRILPEAVVANVEDPKSLEAARALLEGGAS, encoded by the coding sequence ATGTCGGCCAGCGTCGCGTTCGTCTTTCCGGGACAGGGCTCCCAGTACGTGGGGATGGGCCGGGCGCTGGCCGAGGCCTTTCCAGTGGCGCACAAAGCCTTGGCCGAGGCGGACGCGGCCTTGGGCCGGCCCCTCACGACCCTCCTCTTTGAGGGGCCGGAGGAGGAGCTTCGGCTCACCTGGAACACCCAGCCGGCCATTCTGGCGGTAAGCGTCGCGTGCCTGCGGGTCCTGGAGCAGGAGACGGGCCTTCGGCCGGCGGCGAGCGCGGGGCACTCCCTCGGGGAGTACTCCGCCCTGGTGGCAGCCGGGGCGTTGGGCTACGCCGATGCCCTGCGGGTGGTGGAGCAGCGGGGGCGCTTCATGCAGGAGGCCGTCCCGGTGGGCACCGGGGCCATGGCGGCCGTTCTGGGACTCGAGACCGACCAGGTGCGATCGCTGTGTGACGGGCTCTCGCGCCCGGGGGCGGTGGTGGAGCTCGCGAACGACAACTCGCCGGGGCAGGCCGTCATCTCCGGCCATGCCGCCGCGGTGGAGGAGGCGGCTCGCAGCGCCAAGGAAGCCGGGGCCAAGCGGGCCGTGCCCCTGCCGGTGAGCGCGCCCTTCCACTGCTCCCTCATGGTGCCCGCCGGCGAGCGGCTGGTCCCGGTACTCGAGGCCGTCTCCATGGTCGAGCCTCGCTACCCCGTGGTGGCGAACGTGGATGCCCGGCCCCACGGCAGCCCCGCCCAGGTGCGGGACCGCCTGGTGCGCCAGGTGAGCTCGCCCGTGCGCTGGCAGGACTGTGTGCGGGCCCTGGGAGAGCTGGGGGTCACCCGCTTCGTGGAGGTGGGGCCCAAGAACGTGCTGGCCGGCCT
- a CDS encoding beta-ketoacyl-ACP synthase III: MERRHRIPARILGTGRGVPDTVVTNADLAARMDTSDEWIRERTGIRERRIAPDGVRTSELCEQAARRALEAAGVEPGELDLVIVATATPDMPFPSTACFLQERLGIRGQMAFDLTAACTGFLYGLTVAEQFVASGACRRALVVGAELLSRIVDWTDRGTCVLFGDGAGAAVLGPSEDPERGILAARMAADGAHWGILNLPGGGTAHPTTPETVAAGLHKVKMQGNEVFKVAVRALQEMAELVLQEAGLSGEDLDLFLPHQANRRIIDAVAKRLHVPDEKVYVNVDRYGNTSAASIPIALDEVVRAGRVKPGDLLLLDAFGGGVTYGAVLLRW; encoded by the coding sequence ATGGAACGGCGCCACAGAATTCCCGCGCGCATTCTCGGCACCGGGCGCGGCGTCCCGGATACCGTGGTGACCAACGCGGACCTCGCCGCCCGCATGGACACGAGCGACGAGTGGATCCGCGAGCGCACCGGCATTCGGGAGCGGCGCATCGCCCCCGACGGGGTGCGCACCAGCGAGCTGTGCGAGCAGGCGGCGCGGCGGGCCCTGGAGGCGGCCGGCGTCGAGCCCGGGGAGCTCGACCTGGTAATCGTCGCCACCGCCACCCCGGACATGCCCTTCCCCTCGACCGCATGCTTCCTCCAGGAGCGCCTGGGCATCCGGGGGCAGATGGCCTTCGACCTCACCGCGGCGTGCACCGGGTTCCTCTACGGCCTCACCGTGGCCGAGCAGTTCGTCGCCAGCGGCGCCTGCCGGAGAGCCCTGGTGGTGGGGGCCGAGCTCCTGAGCCGCATCGTGGACTGGACCGATCGGGGAACCTGCGTCCTCTTCGGCGACGGGGCGGGGGCGGCTGTGCTCGGCCCCTCGGAGGACCCGGAGCGCGGCATCCTCGCGGCCCGCATGGCTGCCGACGGGGCCCACTGGGGCATCCTCAACCTGCCCGGGGGCGGCACGGCCCATCCCACCACGCCGGAGACGGTGGCGGCGGGCCTCCACAAGGTGAAGATGCAGGGCAACGAGGTGTTCAAGGTGGCGGTGCGGGCCCTCCAGGAGATGGCCGAGCTGGTGCTCCAGGAGGCCGGACTGTCGGGCGAGGACCTGGACCTCTTTTTACCCCACCAGGCCAACCGGCGCATCATCGACGCGGTGGCCAAGCGCCTCCACGTCCCCGACGAGAAGGTCTACGTGAACGTCGACCGCTACGGGAACACCTCGGCGGCCTCCATCCCCATTGCCCTGGACGAGGTGGTGCGCGCCGGCCGCGTGAAGCCGGGCGACCTCCTGCTCCTGGACGCCTTCGGGGGCGGAGTGACCTACGGGGCGGTGCTGCTGCGGTGGTAG